A portion of the Bdellovibrionales bacterium genome contains these proteins:
- the tmk gene encoding dTMP kinase, giving the protein MAFVVFEGLDGAGKSTLIRGLESHLQTLGLLSVVTREPGGTPLGEEIRSQLLRVEGDTPVPRAELLLYEAARAQHVDRVIRPQLAQGVWVLCDRFTESTMAFQVGGRSMNEAAVKWLNHYASDGVCADLVVLLDIPVENSLERTSKREQESGQTKDRFEREAQLFHQRVRNNYLDQSKTEPKRWLVLDGRSTSEILLAQLILNLEKKGWLDFSAS; this is encoded by the coding sequence ATGGCGTTTGTAGTCTTTGAAGGCTTGGATGGAGCCGGGAAATCAACTCTTATTCGTGGTCTAGAGAGTCACCTGCAGACCTTGGGCCTGCTTTCAGTGGTGACTCGTGAGCCGGGAGGGACACCTCTGGGCGAAGAGATTCGGTCACAGTTGTTGCGAGTCGAGGGGGATACTCCGGTTCCTCGGGCGGAGCTTCTCCTGTATGAGGCTGCGCGGGCCCAACATGTGGATCGGGTCATTCGTCCCCAGTTGGCTCAAGGGGTGTGGGTCCTGTGCGACCGTTTTACTGAAAGCACAATGGCCTTTCAGGTCGGGGGACGGAGCATGAATGAGGCCGCGGTGAAGTGGCTTAATCATTATGCGAGTGACGGGGTCTGTGCAGATCTGGTTGTCTTACTCGATATTCCAGTTGAAAACTCTCTCGAAAGGACATCCAAGCGCGAGCAAGAAAGTGGTCAAACGAAGGATCGGTTTGAAAGGGAAGCGCAGTTGTTTCACCAGAGGGTGAGGAACAATTATTTGGATCAGTCTAAGACGGAACCCAAAAGATGGTTGGTCCTCGATGGTCGTAGCACGTCCGAAATTTTGTTGGCCCAATTGATTCTAAACTTGGAGAAAAAGGGATGGCTCGACTTTTCAGCCAGTTAG
- a CDS encoding TatD family hydrolase, whose product MRQKKVSKTLEVTERWIDVHSHLNFLEMSPQEALSHGRSVGVERVITIGTTPEDHEVVLALANTLGPEVYCTLGVHPHEASLYNEKVGQTMRSHLQQDKVLAVGEIGLDYYYEHSPREIQREVFRSQLQMALETNLPVEIHTRDAEEDTIEILKEFGAKIRGLVHCFTGSLWLAEESLRLGLDISFSGVVTFKSAGALREVCQMVPLDRLHVETDCPYLAPVPERGKKNEPAFVVHTARVVAELKGISMTTLSEQTCRNALRLFPKLRWES is encoded by the coding sequence ATGCGACAAAAGAAAGTGAGTAAAACATTGGAAGTCACTGAACGCTGGATCGATGTTCATAGCCATCTCAATTTTTTAGAAATGAGCCCGCAGGAAGCCCTGTCCCATGGGCGCTCGGTCGGGGTGGAAAGGGTCATTACGATCGGGACGACACCTGAGGACCACGAGGTGGTCCTGGCTTTGGCAAATACTTTGGGTCCCGAGGTCTATTGCACCTTAGGAGTTCATCCCCATGAGGCAAGTCTTTACAACGAGAAGGTTGGACAGACGATGCGATCTCACCTTCAGCAGGACAAAGTTTTAGCTGTTGGTGAGATAGGTCTCGACTACTATTATGAGCATTCTCCGCGTGAGATTCAACGTGAGGTCTTTCGATCCCAGTTGCAGATGGCTCTCGAAACAAACCTGCCGGTGGAGATCCATACTCGCGATGCCGAAGAGGACACAATCGAGATCTTAAAAGAGTTTGGGGCGAAAATTCGCGGGCTTGTTCATTGTTTTACGGGAAGTCTATGGTTGGCTGAAGAAAGTCTTCGTCTCGGTTTGGATATTAGTTTTAGTGGGGTCGTCACCTTTAAGAGCGCAGGGGCATTGCGCGAAGTTTGTCAGATGGTTCCTCTTGACCGCTTGCACGTGGAGACAGATTGTCCTTATTTGGCGCCAGTTCCCGAGCGCGGAAAGAAAAACGAACCTGCCTTTGTTGTCCACACGGCTCGAGTGGTTGCCGAACTCAAAGGGATTTCGATGACAACCCTGTCTGAACAGACCTGTCGCAATGCTTTGCGATTATTTCCAAAACTCAGGTGGGAATCCTAA
- the secG gene encoding preprotein translocase subunit SecG, protein MLAFITVVHLFIALVLIIFVLLQDSKGGAAGVFGGGSGSNSLFGSTGGADFLTKMTRYTAIMFAVTCLGLAYLTSKPQKSLMDKYVPPPASQTAPSNPELPAAVATPPPADQSKSQDTAKPATDTSKVQPTPTDKADKGDK, encoded by the coding sequence ATGTTAGCATTCATCACCGTCGTTCACTTATTTATTGCTTTGGTACTCATCATCTTTGTTCTTCTTCAAGACTCCAAGGGTGGCGCCGCAGGGGTTTTTGGCGGTGGAAGTGGATCCAATAGTCTATTTGGGTCAACAGGTGGAGCTGACTTTCTAACCAAAATGACCCGTTATACGGCCATTATGTTTGCGGTAACTTGCCTGGGCCTGGCCTATCTGACTTCCAAACCCCAAAAAAGTTTGATGGATAAATACGTCCCTCCACCGGCTTCTCAAACAGCTCCTTCCAATCCAGAACTTCCGGCAGCGGTTGCAACGCCGCCACCTGCTGATCAATCCAAAAGCCAGGACACAGCTAAGCCGGCCACTGATACTTCGAAAGTTCAGCCCACTCCTACCGATAAAGCTGACAAAGGCGATAAATAG
- a CDS encoding phosphoglycerate kinase: MSSKTLKGIRSIEELELKGKAVFLRVDFNVPMENGKITDDNRIQAALPTIRYALDKGARLILASHLGRPKSPTDKKYSMEPVGVHLSHLLGLDVVLIDDTRSDAPKAILKGWKDGQVLLLENLRFDPDEEKNGRDLALAIASYTDVYINDAFGSSHRAHTSIVALAKEVKERGIGFLMKKEIEYLDKVLFNHEAPFVTVLGGAKVSDKIGVIENLIDRVDTFVVGGAMAYTFLAAQGVAVGTSLVEKDKLKFAAELLERVKARNKRLLLPVDHVIVPAFDKVDEAKVTPTVVIPDGWMGVDIGPRTQAIYREELKRAKTIFWNGPMGVFEKPSLAKGTFAVAQVMADNSDAVTIVGGGDSAAAAKASGLADKMSHISTGGGASLEYLQGDKLPGIEAVRA; the protein is encoded by the coding sequence ATGTCGTCCAAGACCTTAAAAGGTATCCGGTCAATCGAGGAATTAGAACTCAAAGGAAAGGCCGTTTTTTTGAGAGTTGATTTTAACGTGCCCATGGAAAACGGAAAGATAACCGATGATAACCGCATTCAGGCGGCGCTTCCAACGATTCGGTACGCTCTCGACAAGGGAGCTCGGTTGATCCTGGCCTCTCATCTTGGGCGACCAAAGAGTCCGACGGACAAGAAGTATTCGATGGAGCCAGTGGGGGTTCACTTGAGTCATCTTCTCGGACTGGATGTGGTTCTTATTGACGACACTCGAAGCGATGCTCCAAAAGCAATTTTAAAGGGCTGGAAGGACGGCCAAGTTCTCCTTCTTGAGAATCTGCGTTTTGACCCAGACGAAGAAAAGAATGGCAGGGATCTCGCGCTCGCGATAGCAAGTTATACAGATGTTTACATCAATGATGCCTTTGGATCCAGTCATCGAGCTCATACGAGCATCGTGGCACTTGCCAAGGAGGTTAAGGAAAGGGGCATTGGGTTTTTGATGAAAAAGGAGATCGAATATCTCGATAAAGTTCTTTTTAATCATGAAGCTCCATTTGTTACAGTTCTTGGTGGAGCAAAAGTCAGCGATAAAATTGGTGTGATTGAAAATCTGATTGATCGGGTGGATACTTTCGTTGTGGGTGGAGCGATGGCCTACACTTTTCTTGCAGCCCAGGGAGTGGCGGTGGGGACTTCTCTTGTTGAGAAGGACAAATTGAAATTTGCAGCTGAATTGCTCGAAAGGGTAAAAGCGCGCAACAAGAGGTTGTTGTTACCTGTTGATCATGTGATTGTTCCAGCCTTCGACAAAGTTGACGAGGCCAAGGTCACTCCAACAGTGGTTATTCCAGACGGCTGGATGGGAGTCGACATTGGTCCCAGAACTCAAGCTATTTACCGTGAAGAATTAAAGCGAGCAAAGACGATTTTTTGGAATGGACCAATGGGAGTTTTTGAAAAGCCATCTCTGGCGAAGGGAACTTTTGCCGTGGCCCAAGTGATGGCTGACAATTCTGATGCGGTGACGATTGTGGGCGGGGGAGACTCAGCTGCAGCGGCAAAGGCTTCGGGATTAGCCGATAAGATGAGTCACATTTCGACAGGAGGAGGAGCCAGCCTCGAGTATCTCCAGGGAGATAAGCTCCCCGGGATCGAAGCCGTGAGGGCCTAA
- a CDS encoding AgmX/PglI C-terminal domain-containing protein: protein MLRHPASFIFACCLTIGLSVVSFTPDFSQFMARYFHPEKQSKLGTEIAKYTVSEGDRVWRRFHGRPRNTRLLKSGSIHHQDQLLVDKKSSLSLSFPNGTELRLLESTKAIIELWNPNDTNSPIYLTILFGDFELLRDGAKGKLFIVKDRQLFSPSFRPKKKGFELTFKSSEIGIARRELNPNPEEESKAENPNDDIEGEEAAPQPAAAAPTKEALPSSTVANFIPETLTNSYIEDTIVTQKSQFQKCQANSIRETGPVNGQVVISFTIDPRGKIEEAKVLQTTIENQQLLNCLLSVFRNTPFQAFKGQPITRSFPLTFE from the coding sequence ATGCTTCGTCATCCTGCCAGCTTTATTTTTGCGTGTTGCCTGACTATCGGACTCTCTGTTGTTTCGTTCACTCCTGATTTTAGCCAATTTATGGCGCGATATTTTCATCCAGAAAAGCAGAGCAAATTAGGCACTGAGATAGCCAAATACACCGTGTCTGAAGGAGACCGAGTTTGGCGCCGATTTCACGGAAGACCTCGCAACACTCGTTTATTAAAATCAGGATCGATTCACCACCAGGATCAGCTCTTGGTCGATAAAAAGTCATCTCTTTCCCTGAGCTTTCCAAATGGAACAGAACTTCGGCTATTGGAAAGTACGAAGGCAATCATTGAGCTTTGGAATCCAAACGACACGAATTCTCCTATTTATCTAACCATTTTATTTGGTGATTTCGAACTCCTTCGTGACGGGGCAAAAGGAAAACTCTTTATCGTCAAAGACCGCCAACTTTTCTCCCCTTCCTTTCGTCCAAAAAAGAAAGGTTTCGAACTCACCTTTAAAAGTTCTGAGATCGGAATCGCACGACGTGAGCTAAATCCTAATCCGGAGGAAGAATCGAAGGCTGAAAATCCAAATGACGATATTGAAGGTGAAGAAGCGGCACCTCAACCAGCGGCAGCTGCTCCAACAAAAGAAGCCCTTCCATCGTCGACGGTGGCAAACTTTATTCCGGAAACTCTCACAAATTCCTATATCGAAGATACGATCGTGACCCAAAAGAGCCAATTCCAGAAATGCCAGGCCAATTCTATTCGGGAAACAGGTCCCGTAAATGGTCAGGTGGTGATCAGTTTTACCATCGATCCGCGTGGAAAAATTGAGGAGGCAAAGGTACTACAGACAACAATTGAAAATCAGCAACTCCTCAACTGCTTATTAAGTGTTTTTAGAAACACTCCTTTTCAAGCATTCAAAGGCCAACCCATCACTCGATCTTTTCCTCTGACTTTTGAATGA
- a CDS encoding DNA polymerase III subunit encodes MARLFSQLVGHQTAQDRLLSAVEMGRLSPTLLLVGPAGIGKKLFARSMAQALVCEVDRRGCGECPSCRRIEKGESEALLHISPSGTQIKIEQSHEILRFLNLRAWGRSRVIIIEEAHRLNVQAANALLKALEEPQDGTYFVLTAVSAYSVLSTIRSRSQIVRLAPLSRAELGQIPGIEDWMKASCMGRLDVLNQLREPEVITQRQATLQLWSQLGEKAPFEMAREMMEIGKDQDEGLRSSQWARQLIRDALFKREGLVPFIHSDSLPEIDKMSRLDPRILHWLHGELLEIEEGIQRNWDRHLTWDAFFLRANEAMNATKESE; translated from the coding sequence ATGGCTCGACTTTTCAGCCAGTTAGTGGGCCATCAGACAGCTCAAGATCGTTTGCTCTCCGCTGTTGAAATGGGTCGACTGTCACCAACACTGTTATTGGTGGGGCCAGCTGGTATCGGAAAGAAGCTATTTGCAAGGTCAATGGCTCAGGCGCTTGTTTGCGAAGTGGATCGGCGGGGTTGTGGAGAGTGTCCTTCCTGCAGACGAATAGAAAAGGGAGAATCAGAGGCCTTGCTTCATATCTCTCCGAGTGGAACACAAATAAAGATTGAGCAATCGCATGAAATTCTTCGCTTCTTGAACTTGCGGGCCTGGGGTCGATCTAGAGTTATTATTATTGAAGAGGCTCACCGCCTCAATGTGCAAGCAGCAAACGCCTTACTAAAAGCTCTCGAAGAGCCTCAAGACGGCACCTATTTTGTACTGACAGCAGTGAGTGCCTACAGTGTTTTGTCCACCATTCGGTCACGGTCTCAGATTGTGCGACTGGCCCCTTTGTCGCGCGCGGAATTGGGACAGATTCCTGGCATTGAGGATTGGATGAAGGCGTCCTGTATGGGTCGTCTCGATGTACTCAACCAGCTACGTGAACCAGAGGTCATCACACAGCGCCAGGCCACTCTTCAGTTGTGGTCACAATTGGGCGAAAAGGCTCCCTTCGAAATGGCACGTGAGATGATGGAAATTGGAAAGGATCAAGATGAGGGTCTTAGAAGCAGTCAGTGGGCTCGCCAATTGATTCGAGATGCCCTCTTTAAAAGGGAGGGATTAGTTCCTTTCATTCATTCAGATTCTTTGCCAGAGATTGACAAAATGTCACGACTGGATCCAAGGATTCTGCATTGGCTCCATGGTGAGTTATTGGAAATCGAAGAGGGCATTCAGAGAAATTGGGATCGTCATTTGACTTGGGATGCCTTTTTCCTTCGCGCCAATGAAGCCATGAATGCGACAAAAGAAAGTGAGTAA
- the gap gene encoding type I glyceraldehyde-3-phosphate dehydrogenase, translating into MSRLRVGINGFGRIGRILFRAGFDRFDIVGINNLGDAKQAAHLLKYDSTHGRYGHSVEAGENDIKVRGKKIPLCAEKDPAKIPWKDWGVDLVLECTGAFKKKEDFLKHIDAGAKRVMVSAPADGVDLTIVYGINHESYDPKKHRVLSNASCTTNCLAPLAKALNDNFGIERGFMTTIHSYTNDQMVLDAFHKDLRRARSAAVSMIPTTTGAAKAVGEVLPELKGKIDGLAIRVPTPDASLVDFVIETRKELSVELINSALKAAASGPLKGILRCEEDELVSCDFIGDSASSIVDIPSTMVMGKNFAKVFSWYDNEMGFSHRMVDMALYMAERGL; encoded by the coding sequence GTGAGTCGATTGCGCGTGGGTATCAACGGTTTTGGACGGATTGGACGGATTCTTTTTAGAGCTGGTTTCGACCGGTTCGATATTGTGGGAATCAATAATCTAGGAGACGCAAAACAAGCGGCACATTTGCTTAAGTATGACAGCACTCATGGTCGTTACGGTCATTCTGTGGAAGCAGGCGAAAACGACATCAAAGTGAGAGGAAAGAAAATTCCACTTTGTGCAGAGAAAGACCCAGCAAAAATTCCTTGGAAAGACTGGGGAGTGGATTTGGTCCTTGAATGTACCGGTGCGTTCAAGAAAAAGGAAGATTTCCTTAAGCATATCGATGCCGGAGCAAAACGGGTTATGGTTTCAGCTCCGGCTGACGGGGTTGACCTAACAATTGTTTATGGAATTAACCATGAGTCTTACGATCCCAAAAAGCACAGAGTTTTGAGCAATGCTTCGTGTACAACGAATTGCTTGGCGCCGCTGGCAAAGGCCTTGAATGACAATTTTGGGATTGAACGTGGCTTTATGACGACGATTCACTCCTATACAAACGATCAAATGGTTTTAGATGCATTCCATAAAGATTTAAGACGAGCTCGTTCTGCGGCGGTATCGATGATTCCTACGACGACGGGTGCGGCCAAAGCGGTCGGCGAGGTTCTCCCTGAACTTAAGGGTAAGATTGATGGATTGGCCATTCGGGTTCCGACTCCAGATGCAAGTCTGGTGGATTTTGTCATTGAAACGAGAAAAGAGCTGAGCGTTGAGCTCATCAACTCGGCTTTAAAGGCTGCAGCCAGCGGACCACTTAAGGGAATACTTCGTTGTGAAGAAGATGAGCTGGTGAGTTGTGATTTCATTGGAGACTCGGCGAGTTCGATTGTAGATATCCCGAGCACTATGGTGATGGGCAAAAATTTTGCCAAGGTATTTTCATGGTACGACAATGAAATGGGCTTTTCTCATCGGATGGTGGATATGGCTCTTTATATGGCTGAGCGGGGACTTTGA
- a CDS encoding response regulator encodes MATSKKIKILIADDDRQLSRRLGDFLSECNFEIHKVEKGTDVLYEINTWKPRMVLIDLMLPEGNAYEILEKIRGESKVRGSSLPQIIVMSGHNIKSNVEKSLQLGASDYIIKPFLYEDVLHRLIFHLRKTRIIQDLNPNKDKSVEEGTLLLYLTDLVLRTANAADPLAEKLFNLTRMAAMKLDGVRCSIIKVHNHKDGEVIASHDSRDATGIKLDLNKYPEIIHVWQTGTLLAIENIDMSSELKAIRESLKSVNFSSLVVCPLYQNQKIYGALSLRLPAEKKSLSDNEIRFVEIIGHSLSLVLSAYNSNKKEDLESVAV; translated from the coding sequence ATGGCTACCTCGAAAAAGATCAAAATTCTGATCGCCGATGATGATCGGCAACTGAGCCGAAGACTTGGCGATTTCCTTTCGGAATGCAATTTCGAGATACACAAGGTCGAAAAGGGAACTGATGTCCTGTATGAGATCAATACCTGGAAACCTCGCATGGTGTTAATTGACCTCATGCTTCCAGAGGGAAACGCCTACGAAATTCTGGAAAAGATCAGGGGAGAATCCAAAGTCCGCGGGTCTTCTCTCCCTCAGATCATCGTTATGTCGGGGCACAACATAAAAAGTAATGTGGAGAAATCGCTTCAACTTGGGGCCAGCGATTACATCATCAAACCCTTTCTGTACGAAGATGTTCTACATCGGTTGATTTTTCATCTGCGCAAAACTCGTATAATCCAGGACCTCAATCCCAATAAAGATAAATCCGTCGAAGAAGGAACTCTCCTGCTCTATCTGACAGACCTGGTCTTGAGAACCGCCAATGCAGCCGATCCCTTGGCCGAAAAACTCTTCAATTTGACCCGAATGGCTGCGATGAAACTGGATGGAGTTCGTTGCTCTATTATCAAGGTTCACAATCATAAGGACGGCGAGGTCATCGCTTCCCATGATTCCAGAGATGCAACCGGAATTAAGTTGGATCTCAACAAGTATCCAGAAATTATCCACGTCTGGCAGACAGGTACTCTCCTAGCGATCGAAAACATTGATATGAGCTCGGAACTCAAAGCCATCAGAGAAAGCCTTAAATCCGTCAACTTTAGCTCCCTCGTCGTCTGCCCCTTGTATCAAAACCAGAAAATCTATGGAGCCCTTTCACTCCGGTTGCCCGCCGAAAAAAAGAGTCTCTCTGACAACGAAATTCGATTTGTAGAAATCATCGGACACAGCCTCAGCCTCGTTCTAAGTGCCTATAATTCCAATAAAAAGGAGGATCTGGAATCTGTTGCCGTGTGA